A portion of the Desulfuromonadales bacterium genome contains these proteins:
- the xseB gene encoding exodeoxyribonuclease VII small subunit — translation MAEKKKSKESFETSLHALEEVVERLESGDLTLEESLESFELGVKSAARCRKLLKEVELKVELLLKDRDGGLTLEDFNQQ, via the coding sequence ATGGCGGAGAAGAAAAAAAGCAAGGAATCGTTCGAGACGTCCCTGCACGCCCTTGAAGAAGTGGTAGAGCGGCTGGAGAGCGGCGATCTGACCCTGGAGGAGTCGCTCGAGAGTTTCGAGCTGGGGGTGAAAAGCGCCGCCCGCTGCCGGAAACTGCTCAAGGAGGTGGAGTTGAAGGTCGAGCTTCTGCTCAAGGACCGCGATGGCGGGCTGACCTTAGAGGACTTCAACCAGCAGTAG